One stretch of Sylvia atricapilla isolate bSylAtr1 chromosome 4, bSylAtr1.pri, whole genome shotgun sequence DNA includes these proteins:
- the LOC136359915 gene encoding homeobox protein HMX1 → MPDEATENAGSTSARVSSFFIEDLLGTEGTAGGGARQAAAAGGGRGVPRCGPRSPLRIGAPGCPLRDAAVGWYRRAHAAFLGCASPDTSDRDSPELPEEPAERAGGGGRAAARGSACGRPGPGGREEEEERGEEPGEPEQRAAGRKKKTRTVFSRSQVFQLESTFDVKRYLSSSERAGLAASLHLTETQVKIWFQNRRNKWKRQLAADLEAANLSHAAQRIVRVPILYHENSPASALGFTLPHMSPPLVGFSSGVSYPLGTFPAASLPFLRSQMTGLV, encoded by the exons ATGCCGGACGAAGCCACGGAAAACGCCGGCTCCACCTCCGCCCGCGTCTCGTCCTTCTTCATCGAGGACCTGCTGGGCACCGAGGGCacggcgggcggcggggcgcggcaggcggcggcggcaggCGGCGGGCGCGGGGTTCCGCGCTGCGGGCCGCGCTCCCCGCTGCGCATCGGCGCCCCGGGCTGCCCCCTCCGCGACGCCGCCGTCGGCTGGTACCGCCGGGCACACGCCGCCTTCCTGGGCTGCGCCAGCCCCGACA CCAGCGACCGGGACTCGCCCGAGCTGCCCGAGGAGCCGGCggagcgggcgggcggcggcgggcgggcggcggccaGAGGCTCGGCGTgcgggcggccgggcccgggcggccgagaggaggaggaggagcgcGGCGAGGAGCCGGGGGAGCCGGAGCAACGCGCCGCCGGCCGCAAGAAGAAGACGCGCACGGTGTTCAGCCGCAGCCAGGTGTTCCAGCTGGAGTCCACCTTCGATGTGAAGCGCTACCTGAGCAGCTCCGAGCGGGCCGGGCTGGCCGCCTCGCTGCACCTCACCGAGACCCAGGTGAAGATCTGGTTCCAGAACCGCCGCAACAAGTGGAAGCGGCAGCTGGCCGCAGACCTGGAAGCGGCCAACCTCTCCCACGCCGCCCAAAGGATAGTGCGGGTCCCCATTTTGTACCACGAGAACTCGCCGGCGAGCGCCTTGGGCTTCACCCTGCCGCACATGTCGCCTCCCTTGGTGGGCTTCTCCAGCGGCGTCAGCTACCCCCTGGGCACCTTCCCCGCCGCCTCCCTCCCTTTCCTACGGTCGCAGATGACAGGACTCGTCTGA
- the LOC136359916 gene encoding homeobox protein HMX1-like, whose product MVQLGAGRRAAPAPAAPPAFSIDSILQPGPRRPAGEQGRARCALPEEEEEEGEGPEERDSSKGSSDSGSESRRLRAEGTSRGLRSESGDAGSPLRTEGLRGPRQPPPGEAGGSGAENGRSSAAGGRKKTRTIFSKSQVFQLESTFDVKRYLSSSERAGLAAALHLTETQVKIWFQNRRNKLKRQMSSEPEGQGPGPAEPPGEPQPPTTTSALSFPSLYKDSPLLSRCLLPLPFPLFCPGSAIPYLCLPGPGKHFSLVDGDL is encoded by the exons ATGGTGCAGCTCGGGGCCGGCCGCCGAGCCGCTCCGGCCCCGGCCGCACCGCCGGCGTTCAGCATCGACAGCATCCTGcagcccggcccccgccgccctgccggggagcagggcagagcccgCTGCGCGCTgccggaggaggaggaagaggagggagaggggccTGAGGAGCGAGACTCCAGTAAAGGCTCCAGCGACTCGG GCAGCGAGTCTCGCCGGCTCCGGGCAGAAGGGACGAGCCGCGGCCTCCGCTCCGAGAGCGGCGATGCAGGGTCCCCACTCCGCACGGAGGGGCTACGAGGTCCCCGGCAGCCGCCGCCGGGAGAGGCCGGGGGATCCGGCGCGGAGAACGGCAGATCATCGGCTGCAGGCGGCAGGAAGAAGACGCGGACCATTTTCTCCAAGAGCCAGGTGTTCCAGCTGGAGTCCACCTTCGATGTGAAGCGCTACCTGAGCAGCTCCGAGCGGGCCGGGCTGGCCGCCGCGCTGCACCTCACCGAGACCCAGGTGAAGATCTGGTTCCAGAACCGCCGCAACAAGCTCAAGAGACAAATGTCATCCGAGCCTGAGGGCCAGGGGCCCGGGCCGGCCGAGCCCCCCGGGGAGCCTCAGCCCCCCACTACCACCTCGGCTCTCTCCTTCCCGTCCCTCTACAAGGACAGCCCCCTGCTCAGTCGCTGTTTGCTGCCGCTGCCTTTCCCCCTGTTCTGCCCGGGCAGCGCCATCCCCTACCTCTGCCTCCCCGGGCCGGGCAAACACTTCAGCCTGGTGGACGGGGACCTATAG